CCGACGGCGATCTCGACGACCGCGTACGCCGGGCCGACCGGCACGAGCCACACGCAGACCGGCGTCACCAACGGCATCTACGTCTTCGCGGTCCTCAACACGTCGACCAACAACTGGGACGACATCGCCTACGTGCTGGTCGGCTCGCCGGTCGCGATCGAGACCTACACCGACGGCTCGCTCTCCTCGAAATCGCAGAACTTCACCACCAGCGCCAGCGGCGCCGCGACCGTCTACATCGCGGCGACCGGGCTCAACGCGACCGACTCGTACGCGATCGGCATCGAGGACCAGATCACCGGCAAGTGCGTCTACACCGCGCCGGCGTCGGCCCAGACGACCACGCCCTCGACGCTGTGTCAGCTCGGCAGTACCGCGGTGACCGGCACCAACCCCAACGGCAACGGCACGCTGGTGGCCAACTGGGGTCTCACGCTCCAAACCTATCCGACGGTGCCCTTCCAGGACACCTACATGGTCACGGTCTACGATCAGACCGCGAACCAGCGCGTCGCGACGCGGCTGTTCGCCGTCATCGACGGCCGCACGACGGGCAGCACCGGACGGATCAACCTGCAGTTCGTCAACAACGTCGGCACGACGTCGGGCGCCTCGCATCAGCGCATCGCGTGGAACGGTACCGCGACCTCGGTCGACGACCCCAGTCAGACGTACATGAACCTCGAGTTCGGCGCCAGCGGCTTGCCTTCGGGCGACACCGACAACCTGGTGCTGGCGATCACCGACCCGACCGGCAACGTCATGAAAGAGACGACGACGACCGAGAACTACGGGACGACGATCATCACGCCCAGCTACAACCAGTGGGCGCTCCCGACCGAGACGCTGCCGTTCGAGCAGGCCTTCCCCGGCAGCACCTGGGAGGCGACGATCTACGACTCGGTGTCCAAGCAGATGGTCGCGGCGCAGTCGTTCCAGGTGCTGGGCTACTCGGGCAGCGTGCTGTTCCAGAACCCGACCGCCGCCTCGACCGTCATCCCGACCTCGCCCGGCTACGTGACGACCTCGCTGGCGTTCACCAACACCAGCGATCAGACGTTCGGCACCAACAACGGCGACCCGCTGGTCGAGTTCTACGCGACGACCGCGGCCAGCGCGAACAAGCTGACCAAGATCACCTTGCTGGCGCCGGGGTCGAGTACCACCTGCACGCCGGCGTCGGGCGCGCCTTGCAGCGGCACCTACGCCGACACGTCGGGCAACGCGTGGACGGCCAGCGTCGCGTGCGGCACCTGCGGCACCAACGCGGACTACACGATCACGGTCACGCCGGTCTCGGCCTCGACGGTGATGAAGCCCGGCTCGTCGGTCACCGTGAGCGGACTGACGTTCTACGGCACCTCGTGCACGACCAACTACGGCTGCGTCTTCGAGTCCGCGGTCGTGCCGCAGGACGCGATCGTCGCCGGCACGCTCTCGGGCGGCACCGACGTCTCCAACCCGTTCGTGCTCACCAATCAAGCCGGCGGCGACACCGCGACCGGGTCGGCATGGCTGGCGGGCTATTACGACTCCGGGGGTGCCTGGCACGCCAACCAGGACGCCGGCTACACGCCGCGCTTCAATCAGGCCACGATGGCGCTCAACAACCCGTTCACCAGCGCCGCCTCGAAGCTGGTCTTCGCCTACAAGGTCAACGACACGTCGACCGAGACGATTCAGATCTTCGACCTGCTGCTGCCTTCGGGGATGCCGGAGAGCACGGTCGCGGTCGACTCGCACTCGCCCAACGCCGCGACCATCACGACCAACGGATACTGCGACGGCATCCCGCGCGCCACCATCTGCGTGACGCCCTCGACCACCATCGCGGCCGGCACCTCGCAAACGTTCTACTTCTCGATCACGCCGCCGTCGACGTCGTTCTCGTACACCGACCTGGTCGGAACGCTGATCCAGACCAGCTACGACGGATACGCCGTCTTCCCGGTGACGATCACGCCGTCCGGCACCAACACGACCTTCATCGGCAGCCCGACGTCGGTCGACTCGACGGCGCTCGCCGCGTACTCGCTCAACGGGGCGCTGATGGTCGGCCAGGTGACGCCGGGCAGCGTCGGCACCAACACGACCAACACGCTGGACTTCAACTTCCGCAACACCGCCGCCGGTGCCGATCCGTTCCCCGATGAGATCGACTTCGTCGCGTTGCAGATACCGTATCAAACCTACGCCACGTTCCCGACCGCCTGCGGCGCGCTGACGGTCTCGACGACGGGCTGGTCGTGCCTGTCCGTGAGCAGCGGCACCGGCCAGCCGACGACCTACTACTTCGGCCAGTGCTCGCAGCAGGTCTCACCGCTGCCGACGCTGCCGGCCAGCTCGACGAGCTTCGGTTCCGACAACCTGACCGTCTGCCCGTTCTCGACGCAGAACGAGCCGTACTCGTTGACCTCGGGCAGCATCTTGAACGTCAGCATCCCGGTCACCACCGGGAGCGCGTCGACGGGAACGCCGATCACCATCAGCAGCTGGGGCCACGGCGCGACGACCGACGCCTGGACGACGCCGGTCAACTCGACGCTCTCGGTGCAGCCGAGCGCGGCGGCCGGCGTCGGCTTCTCCGAGATCAGCAACGTGTCGGGGACGCTGGTTCCGATCACCCCCGGCACGCAGCCCTCGATCGCCGGCAACTACAACGCGACCACCGGCAACACGTACGTCTACACGATCAAGAACACCGGCAACGTCGCCATCACCAGCGCGGTCATCGCGATCCCCGGCGAGGACACGACCGGCTCCAACGGCGCCGACTCGAGCGGTGTGATCTGGAAGATCACCGCCGCGCCCACCCTGACGATGTCCTCGACGGGCACCGCCGACGGCTGCACCGAGACGTACGCCAACCCGACCAGCGGCACCGCGACCAACGGCAACATCACGATCACGTGCCCGTCCGGCGTGTTCACGCAGGGCAACACGCTGAGCGTGCAGTTCACCGCGCTGGCGCCCGACAAGATCAACTCGACCTACAACTTCCCGGCGACGATCAACGGCTCGACGACGGCGGCGACCTCGAACTGGTACGCCGACACGCAGATCCTCATCGCGCTCTCGGCCAACGTCGCGGTCGCGGTCAATGGCTCGGCCTCGTGCGCCGGCGTCACGCTGACGCCGGCGACGCTGACCGTCAACTTCGGCACCGTGCCGGCCAGCACGAACCGGAACTGCGCCGACGCGATGATCGTCACCGTCACCACCGACGCCTCGGACCCGACCAACTGGACGCTCTACGCGTCGGTCGACGCCAACCCGTCGCGCACCGGCGCCGGTTCGGCCAACGAGCTGAACCTGGAGACCGACAGCACCAACTCGACCGGCGCGACGACGGTGCCGTGCCCGACCAGCATCACGCCGCCGTGCATGGCATACGACAACACCGCCGCCTACACGCCGGTGCTGCTGACCTCCACCGGCAGCGGAACGCGCCTGGCGTACACCACCCAAGGCGGGACCGGCGACGACACCAACCCGATCAAGATCTACGTGAACTATCAGGTCAGCATCGGCACCGAGACGGTGCCGCCGACCGGCCACCAGCAGACGATCACGTACACGTGGATCGCGAATTGACGTGAACCTGCGGGCGGCTTGCCGCGCGCTGGGGCTGACCCTGATCGGCACCGCCGCCATCTCCTTCGCCACCGATCTCGCGCTGTCGGCCGACGCGCCTCCCACTCCGACACCGTCTCCCTCGCCCTCCGCGAGTGCGAAGCCCGCCGCGCATGGCGGCCCGGTCGCGATCGGCGTCACCGGAAACCTCAACCTGGGACAACAGGTGAACAGCGGACTGGCCGGCGCGCAAGAGAGCTCGACCGGCGACGCCGGCGCGGTGATCGACCTGCGCCGCTCGACGCCGACGACGTCGACCGACGTGCAGATCCCGGCCGTCATCGGAGCGGGCAGCGGGATCTCGCAGGCGACGGCCGAGTACGACACGCCGCGCGAGAGCCTCTTGTACGGACCGCAACAGGTCGGCGGGCTCGGCCTCGTGCCGGCCGGTTCGACGACGCGCGGGCCGGCGTTGCTGCTGCCGCGCCGCCACGGCGACGTGACCTTCTACGCCGGCGCGCTCGAAGGCACGCCCTCGTACCTGGTCAAGGGCGTACGACTGCGCTCGATCGGCACCGCCGGCTACGCGACGCTGGCCGCCTACGATGCGACCACCGCGGACGGCGGACGCGTCGACGGCGTGCTGGCCGGTTTCGCCACCCGTCCGGGACGGGTGAGCGCACAGCTCGAGTTGGGCTTCGAGAAGAACCAGGGCCTGGGCGACGGCCTCGACGGCATCCGCATCCCCGACGGGACCGGCTTCGCGATGGAAGGCCGCGTCGACGACGGCGGCTCGCACAATTACTGGAGCCTCGACCTGCGCGACCTCTCGCCGAACTACGTCTCGCTGGGGGGCGTCTCGCAGGACGATCGCTACGCGGCGCTCTCGTACCGCACCTCGTTCACCGGCGGCTCGATGACGGCGACGGTCGAACGGGACCGGACGGGCGGCATCGGCGGCGTCGACGACACGCAGCAGACCTCGGTCTCGCTGCAGGAGCCGTTCGCCAAGAGCGGCTCGGCGATGCTCTCGCTGCAGAACCAGAGCTCGCTCGACGCCGGCAGCGGGAAGACGTGGAGCGGCGACGCGACGCTCGACCTCACCCTGCCGGTCCACAGCTCGACGTTCAACGGCGGCATCACCGCCAGCCGCACGACCGCGACGATCGGCGGAACGGTCGGCTCCGTCTCCTACGATCTCGGCTTCGCCCATGCGTTCCCGGCCTTCGCGCTGCAAGCGCTGGCCTCGGTCGACCGCGAGACCTCGCTGGCCGGCCCGGACCTGGCGACCACGGCCAGCCTCGGCGTCTCGCGCACGCACGGCAAGACCGCGCTGAGCGTGACCTTCCAGGGCGAGCGCCAGTTCACGCCGGAATCGGCGGCCGCGATCTTCGGTCCGACCATTACCGTCACGCGCCGCATCTCGCCGTCGGTCAGCCTGTCGGTCGACGCGATCCTCCAACAGCGTCACGATCCGTTGCAGCCGGCGACCAACGGGCGCACGACGCAGTTCGGCTTCTCGCTGGGCGCGCCGTTCGCATTCGGCAACGGGATCGTCACCGGCCGCGCCGACCCGCACCTGCCGGGCGCGATCGTCGGCGTCGTGCAGACCGCCGTCAGCTCCTCGCCGCTGTTCGCGCCGCAGAACGGCGCGCCGACGATCGGCGCCGCCAACGTCGCGGTCGTGCTCGACGGCCAGCAAACGGTGCGCACCGACGTGCAGGGGCGCTTCGCGTTCCGCTTCGTGACCGCCGGCGTCCATCAGATCACCATCGATCCGGCCAGCTTACCGCGCGGCGAACAGGCCGCGAGCCCGATCACGACCATCTCGCTGGCCGGCGGACAGCAGGCGCAGCTGGTGCTCGGCATCGGCGCGTACGGCTCGATCATCGGTACGGTCGCGGCCGGTACGACGCCGATCCCCGGCGTCGTCGTGCTGCTCGACGGCTCGGCGCGCGCGACGTCGGACGCGCACGGCCAGTTCGCGTTCGGTGCGCTGAGCGCGGGCGCGCACACCGTGGCGGTGGTGCCGGAGTCGTTCCCCGCCACCTACGGCGGCGTCGACAACCCCAAACAGAGCGTCAACGTCATCATCGGCGATATCAGCCACGTCGCGTTCACGGCCGCGCCGCTGGCATCGGTGGGCGGCAAGGTCGTCTTCGATCACGAGCACGGCGACGGCGGGGTCGAGAACGCCTACGTCGTGGCCGAACCCGGCGAGCACGCCGGCATCACCGACGCCGACGGCAGCTTCTTGCTCGACAACCTGCCGCCGGGCTCGTACACGCTGAGCGTCGATCCCGAGACGCTCTCGGCGGGGCTCGGCGTCGTCTCCGACGCGCAGGTGCCGGTGACGCTGGCCGGCGGCGCGCATCTCGACGGCATCGTCTTCACCGTCGGCGAGGGCGACAAGGGCGTCGTGTTCACCTTCAAGGGCAACGACACCAGCGTCGTCACCGTGCGCGCGCTGGTCAAACGGCTGCCGCCCGGCGGCACGACGTCGATCGCGGTGACGACGACGCAACCGGCCGACAAGGTCGTCGCGCAGCCGTTCGGCGCCAGCGTTCCGCTGACGTATCACAGCGCCACGCACACCTGGACCGGGACGATCCACGTGCCCGCGACCGCGCGGGCCGGCAAAGCCACCGTCGTCGTCGAGGCCTCCGGCAAAGTCGGCGGGACCGGCGAGATCGAGATCACCGTCGATCCCGCGCTGCCGATCGCGAGCTTCGCGCTCTCGCCGCCCAACCCGCAGAAGGGCCAGTACGTCCACGTGCGCGCGCACCTGCTGGTCGACGCGCACGCCGGCGACACCATCGTCTGGCAGGACGGTTCCGCGACCAAACTGCCGAATCCGCGCTCGGGACGCTACTTCGAGTTCGACGTCAAGGTCACGTCACTGCCGTTCACCGGCACGCTCGAGACCAGCGACGGCGGCCACCTCCCCATCACCCTAGTCAAGTAGGGTGCGCAGGCCGTCTTCGTCGAGGATCTCGATGCCGAGCTGTTCGGCTTTTTGCAGCTTGGTGCCGGCTTCGTCGCCGGCCACGACGTAGTTGGTCTTCTTCGAGACCGCCGAGCTGACTTTGCCGCCGGCGGCGACGATCAGATCCGTCGCCTGCTCGCGGGTGAGCGTCGGGAGCGTCCCGGTCAGCACCAGCGTCTTGCCGGCCAGCACGCCGACCGGTTCGCGCGGCCGCAGCGGCGCGGTGACGTCGACGCCGGCTTCCTTGATGCGGCGGATCATCGCGCGGTTGGGTTCTTGGGCGAAGAACAGCGCGACGCTGCGCGCGATCTGCTCGCCGACGCCTTCGCTGCGCAGCAGCTCTTCTTCGCTCGCCGCCGCCAGCGCGTCGAGCGTGCCGAAGTCGCCGGCTAAGATGGCGGCGTTCTGCGCACCGACGTACCGGATCCCCAGGCCGAACAGCAAGCGCGCCAAACCGCGCCGCTTGGACGCCGCGATCGCGGCCAGCACGTTGGCCGCCGACTTCTCCGCCAGGCGCGGCAGGGTGAGCAGTTGTTCTTCGCTCAGCGCGTACAAGTCGCTCGCGTCGCGGACCAGCCCGGCGTCGACCAGCGCCGCCGAGAGCTGGTCGCCGACGCCTTCGATGTCCATCGCGCCGCGCGAGCAGAAGTGCCGGATGCGTTCGACCAGCTGCGCTGGACAGGTCGCGTTGGTGCAGCGCGCCATCGCCTCGCCCTCGGGCCGGTCGACGTCGGCGCCGCAGACGGGACAGCGGGTCGGCAAGGTGTACGCGGGCGGCTTGCCGCGCCGCAGCTCGAGCACCGGGCCCACGACCTGCGGGATGACGTCGCCGGCGCGCCGCACCACCACGACGTCGCCGACCCGGATGTCCTTGCGCCGGATGTCGTCCTCGTTGTGCAGCGTCGCGTTGGTGACGGTCACGCCGCCCAGGCGCACCGGCTCGAGCACGGCGTACGGGTTGAGCGTGCCGGTGCGCCCGACGTTGACCTCGATCGCGAGCAGCTTCGTGCGCGCCTCGCGCGCGCGGAACTTGAACGCCGTGGCCCAGCGCGGATCTTTGCCGACGCTGCCGAGCTGCGCTTGCAGTGCCAGGTCGTCGACCTTGACGACGACGCCGTCGATCTCGTAGTCGAGCGTGTCGCGCTCGTCTTCCCAGCGCTGGGTGAAGGCGACGACCTCGGCGATGGACGCGCAGCGCGTCGCGTGCTCGTTGACCCGAAAGCCGAGCGCGCGCAGATACGCGAGCAGCGCGCTCTGCGTGCGCGGCGGATCGTCGGCGTCGATCTCGCCGACCGCGTAGGCGTAGAACGAGAGCAGCCGCTCCGCGGTCGCCTTCGGGTCGAGCTGGCGGATACCGCCGGCCGCGGCGTTGCGCGGGTTCGCGAACGGCTGCAGGCCGCGCTCCTCGCGCTCGGCGTTGAGGCGCGCGAAGTCGCTCTTGCGCATGTACGCCTCGCCGCGCACGTCGATGTGGCGCGGACGCCGCTTGGCCTCGCCGCGCAGCGTGAGCGGGATCGAACGGATGGTGCGCAGGTTGGCGGTGACGTCCTCACCGACGTTGCCGTCGCCGCGGGTGCCGCCGGCGCGCAAGCTGCCCTCGTCGTAGCGCAACGAGACCGCCAGCCCGTCGATCTTCAGCTCGCACGTATAGGCGACGTCGCCCTCGATCGCGCCCAGCTTGCGCACGCGCGCGTCGAACGCGAGCAGCTCGGCCTCGTCGAAGGCGTTGGCCAGCGAGAGCATCGGCCGGGAGTGCTCGTAGGGTGGAAAGCCGCCGGCCGGCGTGCCCCCGACCCGCTGGGTCGGCGAGTCGGGCGTCTGCAGCTCGGGGTGGGCCAGCTCGAGGTCGAGCAGCTCGCGCAAGAGCGCGTCGTAGTCGGCGTCGGCCAGCTGCGGATCGTCGAGGACGTGGTAGCGGTAGTTCGCCTCGTCGAGCTGCGCGCGCAGCGCGGCGGCGCGCGCGGTGTCGGCTTTCGAAGCCACGGCCTAGGCGGGCTTGGGGGCCGCGATCTGGACCGGGTAGCCGTCCGGATCGGCGATCACCGCCAGCCGCCCGAAGCCCTCGTCGTGCGGCTCCTGGAGGATCGTCACCCCGAGCGTGCGGGCGTCGGTGATGAACAGATCGACGTCGTCGACCGTGAAGCCGAGCTGGAGCGACCCGGGCCGGACCGGCAGGTTCGGGCCGGCCGGGTGCAGCCCGAGCACGGCGCCGGCCCCCAGATCGAAGTCGAGCCAGTGCGGCGCGGCGTCCGTTCGCAGCTTCAGGTTGAGGATCGTCCGGTAGAAGTGCTTCGAGCGATCCAGGTCGCTGCAGACGAGCATCGCGAGCGCGAACGAGGTCACCGGCGCGAGGTTCGACGGGCGCCGGGCCTTCCTTCGTCCCCCCGTTCACCCCGCGGGCCTCGACTCGGCCGCGTCCGGACGCGGCGCAAACCCGTGAAGAAAAGATTAACCAGGACTTGCACTGGCCTTAACGAGCCCTGCACATCCCGGCTTACGTCGGGGGCTCGCTTCGTCGAGGAGATAGAGGAGGGGCGACCGGCGTCGCTCCGCCGCTCCGGAGTCGTGAAAGGCCGCTCCCATGTACCAGGCCCAGGACCGCTCGAGATTGATGACGCTGGCCGTTGCCGGCCTGCTGAGCCTCTACAGCGCCTCGCTGGCCGCGACGCCGCTTCCGGCCGAAAACTTTACCATGCACATTCCGGCAGCGTACTCGGCAGCCTATCTGTCCGCACTTCCCGCCGCGATCGCCGCGTCGGCCGACCCGTCGGCGGCCCTGGCGCAGCCGTGAAGGCTCGGACCGGCTTGACGATCGCCGGTGCGTTCGCGATTCCGATCGCGGCGCTCGGGATCACGGTCGGTGGGGTCTGGCTCGCATTCGACCACATGCAGCACCTCAAGGATGGGATGCTGGCCAAGACGTCGTTCCGTGCCCATGCCCGAGACATTCTGCTCCAGCTCAACGCCCAAGAGTCCTCGGTCCGCGGCTACGCGCTCACCAAGAGTCCCGCTGAGCTCGAGGCCCGCGAGGAGGCGCAGAAAGAGTCCGACGACGACCTCGACTTCCTGCGCAAGCACCACGCGCTCTTGCCGAGCGTCGACCTCGACTTGGTGGCCTCGACGCTGGCGGAGGTCGACACGCGCGAGGCCGACGCCGTCAAGGCGATCGCCGCCGGCACGGCCGGCGCCGAAGCGGCCCGCGGCTACAGCGGTGACGTGACCGCGCTCAAGGACGCCGTCTCCGACACGCTCGCGAAGGCGAACACCGCGGCGAACGCGGCGTCGCAGCAATTCGACGACGAGATCCACCGCACGGAGCTGCTGATGGTCGGCCTGGGCATCTTCGCCCTCGTGGTCACCTTCTTCGTCAGCGGACTGCTGGCGCGCCGGCTGGTGAAGCGCCTGACCGCGGTCTCGGCCGCGCTGCGCACGATCGTGCGCGAAGATTTGGTCGCGCTCTCCGCCGTGCTGACGCGGCTGGCCGGCGGCGATCTGCGCGGCGCGTTCTCCTCGCACCGCGAGCATCTCGTCGACGGCGACGGCGACGACGTCACCGATCTGATGGAGAGCTACAACGAGCTGGCCGACGGCCTCTCGACGATCGGCGATCAGGTCAACACCGGGCTGGGCTCGCTGCGGCAGCTGATCGGCGGCGTGATGGGCTCCTCGCGCAGCCTGGCGCTGGCGTCCGAGCAGACTTCGAGCGCCGCCAACCAAGCCGCGACCGCGGTCGAACAGATCGCGCGTTCGGTCGACAGCGTCGCCGGCGGCGCCAGCGACCAGGCCGCGCAGATCGTCTCGGCCGGCACCGCGATCGAAGAGCTGGCCCGCTCGGCCGAAGCGATCGCCCGCGGCGCCGCGCATCAAGCCGACGCCATTCAAGCCGCGACGACCGGCTTGCAGCAGCTCGACGACGGCATCGAGTCGCTCTCCGCGCACGGCGGCGAGCTGGCGCGCACGGCGCGCGAGGCGACGGCGCAAGCCAGCGGCGGCAATCAGGCCGTCGACGAGACGCAGCGCGCGATGCGCGAGCTGCGCGACGTCTCGCAGAACGCCGCCCAAGCGATGGTCGCGCTCGAAGAGCGCTCGCTGCAAGTCGAAGAGATCGTCTCGACGATCGAGGAGATCGCCGACCAGACCAACCTGCTCGCGCTCAACGCCGCGATCGAAGCGGCGCGCGCCGGCGAGCACGGCCGCGGCTTCGCGGTCGTCGCCGACGAGGTCCGCAAGCTGGCCGAACGGTCGGCGCACGCGACCCGCGAGATCAGCGCCATCCTCTCCGCGATTCGCACCGAGACCGTGAAGGCCGCCAACGCGATGCGCGCCTCCGGCGCCTCGATGGACGGCGGA
The window above is part of the Candidatus Sulfotelmatobacter sp. genome. Proteins encoded here:
- a CDS encoding methyl-accepting chemotaxis protein: MKARTGLTIAGAFAIPIAALGITVGGVWLAFDHMQHLKDGMLAKTSFRAHARDILLQLNAQESSVRGYALTKSPAELEAREEAQKESDDDLDFLRKHHALLPSVDLDLVASTLAEVDTREADAVKAIAAGTAGAEAARGYSGDVTALKDAVSDTLAKANTAANAASQQFDDEIHRTELLMVGLGIFALVVTFFVSGLLARRLVKRLTAVSAALRTIVREDLVALSAVLTRLAGGDLRGAFSSHREHLVDGDGDDVTDLMESYNELADGLSTIGDQVNTGLGSLRQLIGGVMGSSRSLALASEQTSSAANQAATAVEQIARSVDSVAGGASDQAAQIVSAGTAIEELARSAEAIARGAAHQADAIQAATTGLQQLDDGIESLSAHGGELARTAREATAQASGGNQAVDETQRAMRELRDVSQNAAQAMVALEERSLQVEEIVSTIEEIADQTNLLALNAAIEAARAGEHGRGFAVVADEVRKLAERSAHATREISAILSAIRTETVKAANAMRASGASMDGGLHVAERAAAALAGVRSAIDTTRSVAEELAERAHAMRDASTRVTSSVALAATGVEQNAAAAGEMRATTESVTSTILPVAAAAEEQSAAAQQAARATSELATGVQEIDATARALREQAERLDELVARFQIDEAAAALGGGSDMQMLAPLAERSLHSAA
- the ligA gene encoding NAD-dependent DNA ligase LigA is translated as MASKADTARAAALRAQLDEANYRYHVLDDPQLADADYDALLRELLDLELAHPELQTPDSPTQRVGGTPAGGFPPYEHSRPMLSLANAFDEAELLAFDARVRKLGAIEGDVAYTCELKIDGLAVSLRYDEGSLRAGGTRGDGNVGEDVTANLRTIRSIPLTLRGEAKRRPRHIDVRGEAYMRKSDFARLNAEREERGLQPFANPRNAAAGGIRQLDPKATAERLLSFYAYAVGEIDADDPPRTQSALLAYLRALGFRVNEHATRCASIAEVVAFTQRWEDERDTLDYEIDGVVVKVDDLALQAQLGSVGKDPRWATAFKFRAREARTKLLAIEVNVGRTGTLNPYAVLEPVRLGGVTVTNATLHNEDDIRRKDIRVGDVVVVRRAGDVIPQVVGPVLELRRGKPPAYTLPTRCPVCGADVDRPEGEAMARCTNATCPAQLVERIRHFCSRGAMDIEGVGDQLSAALVDAGLVRDASDLYALSEEQLLTLPRLAEKSAANVLAAIAASKRRGLARLLFGLGIRYVGAQNAAILAGDFGTLDALAAASEEELLRSEGVGEQIARSVALFFAQEPNRAMIRRIKEAGVDVTAPLRPREPVGVLAGKTLVLTGTLPTLTREQATDLIVAAGGKVSSAVSKKTNYVVAGDEAGTKLQKAEQLGIEILDEDGLRTLLD
- a CDS encoding VOC family protein, translated to MTSFALAMLVCSDLDRSKHFYRTILNLKLRTDAAPHWLDFDLGAGAVLGLHPAGPNLPVRPGSLQLGFTVDDVDLFITDARTLGVTILQEPHDEGFGRLAVIADPDGYPVQIAAPKPA